From Cannabis sativa cultivar Pink pepper isolate KNU-18-1 chromosome 8, ASM2916894v1, whole genome shotgun sequence, a single genomic window includes:
- the LOC133030547 gene encoding uncharacterized protein LOC133030547 — translation MGLKKAKLRSCMVNLCGFTGDSIASLGIIKLALTLGEAPLTTTIMQDFLVVDLPSAYNILLGRPALGLQHIVRSSTTHRTRGNGVGVVHGDQMLARDCYHIELQHRKGGHQLMTILVGENEKKEEDLDPRVRDERNLLKLIQKLEENQFAWSRGDMIGIDPKIIFHHSNVDPNYPVKRQKRRPQDFERQGALKQEVDKLLVSNFICEVFYPSWIANPVLVPKPNGTWRTCIDFSVLNKACLPLP, via the exons CTAGCCTTGGCATAATCAAGCTGGCATTAACTTTAGGTGAGGCACCTTTAACTACTACTATTATGCAAGACTTCTTGGTTGTTGACCTGCCCTCGGCTTACAACATATTGTTGGGTCGACCTGCCCTCGGCTTACAACATATTGTTAGGTCGTCCACCACTCACCGGACTCGGGGCA ATGGCGTGGGAGTGGTGCATGGTGACCAGATGCTGGCTCGCGATTGCTATCACATAGAGTTGCAGCATAGAAAGGGTGGTCATCAGTTAATGACGATCTTGGTAGGAGAAAacgagaagaaagaagaagatctTGATCCCCGAGTTAGGGATGAAAGAAACCTGCTAAAACTAATTCAAAAATTGGAAGAG AATCAATTTGCCTGGAGTCGTGGGGATATGATAGGTATTGACCCTAAGATTATCTTCCATCACTCAAATGTTGATCCAAACTATCCGGTGAAGAGACAAAAAAGGAGGCCCCAGGATTTTGAGAGGCAAGGGGCACTAAAACAGGAAGTTGACAAGCTGTTAGTCAGCAATTTTATATGCGAGGTGTTTTATCCCTCATGGATAGCCAATCCTGTTCTCGTCCCGAAACCTAACggaacttggagaacttgtattgacttCTCCGTTCTGAATAAGGCGTGCCTTCCACTTCCTTGA